From the genome of Bicyclus anynana chromosome 20, ilBicAnyn1.1, whole genome shotgun sequence, one region includes:
- the LOC112044814 gene encoding dnaJ homolog subfamily C member 2 — translation MTEGELGNNSRVVAIPRSFVKRKVECAGGAFLRYFNLKCHGEDTSLSTSKSKDKTEGVVFEDDVDYLRSLDPKEWKTQDHYAVLGIKQLRYKATDDDIKRAYRQKVLKHHPDKRKALGEEVRSDDDYFTCITKAYEILGSPKSRRSYDSVDREVDDSIPSTSDIKKDGFFKTFGKYIEINARWSEKKNVPLLGDEDSSREFVEKFYSFWYEFDSWREFSYLDEEEKERGADREERRWIERQNKAARARLKKEEMARVRSLIDLAYANDPRIQKFKQEDKDKKLAAKRARQDAVQAKKAEEERLIKEAQLAKQKADEAERARLEVARAEREQQKKNLRKERKSLRDVCKANNYYATNEDETVSHMGAVEKICEMLKLNELQDLIKDLESNGRDAFLKAVNDSEEKLEAERRALFETRKAEENKAKKNAAFKAPLDWTVEMTQLLIKAVNLFPAGTNQRWDVVANFLNQHGTFTDDRRFNAKEVLNKAKDLQSSDFSKSTLKKAANEEAFDQFEKDKKKVVNVVDDNSISKNDDTPKLVNGTAQPKVNGDIKESKEDRAWTKTEQELLEQAIKTFPVSTPERWDKIADCIPNRTKKDCMKRYKELVELVKAKKQAANISK, via the exons ATGACTGAGGGAGAGCTTGGGAACAACTCTCGGGTTGTAGCGATACCGCGCTCGTTCGTGAAGCGGAAAGTAGAATGTGCCGGCGGTGCCTTCTTGAGATACTTCAACTTAAAATGTCACGGCGAGGATACGTCTTTGTCCACGTCCAAGTCGAAAGATAAGACTGAAGGAGTCGTTTTCGAGGATGACGTGGACTACCTGCGTAGCTTGGACCCCAAAGAGTGGAAGACGCAGGATCACTATGCCGTATTAGGAATCAAACAATTAAGGTACAAGGCTACGGACGACGATATCAAGCGCGCTTACAGGCAGAAAGTACTAAAACATCACCCCGACAAGCGTAAAGCGCTTGGCGAAGAGGTTAGAAGCGATGACGATTACTTTACATGTATAACTAAAGCATATGAAATCCTCGGCTCACCAAAAAGTAGACGATCATATGACTCTGTCGACCGAGAAGTTGATGACTCTATCCCGTCTACGAGCGACATTAAAAAGGAtggatttttcaaaacatttggtaaatatattgaaattaatgcCCGTTGGTCTGAGAAAAAGAATGTGCCTTTACTTGGTGATGAAGACAGCTCCCGTGAGTTTGTAGagaaattttattcattttggtACGAGTTTGACTCTTGGCGTGAATTCTCTTACTTGGATGAGGAGGAGAAGGAGAGAGGTGCAGACAGGGAGGAGAGGAGGTGGATAGAGAGACAGAATAAAGCAGCCCGGGCGAGACTAAAGAAGGAAGAAATGGCGAGAGTGAGGAGTTTGATTGACCTAGCATATGCAAATGACCCCCGGATACAAAAGTTCAAACAGGAGGACAAGGATAAAAAGTTGGCGGCTAAAAGGGCTAGACAG GATGCAGTGCAAGCCAAAAAAGCTGAAGAAGAAAGACTAATAAAGGAAGCCCAGCTCGCCAAGCAGAAAGCTGATGAAGCAGAAAGAGCTAGATTGGAAGTAGCCCGAGCGGAAAGGGAACAACAGAAGAAAAACCTGCGCAAAGAACGCAAATCACTACGAGATGTATGCAAAGCTAACAACTACTATGCCACTAATGAAGACGAGACTGTATCCCACATGGGGGCTGtagaaaaaatatgtgaaatgcTGAAACTAAACGAACTACAAGATCTGATTAAAGATCTGGAAAGTAATGGTCGTGATGCTTTCCTCAAAGCTGTAAATGATTCAGAAGAAAAGCTGGAAGCAGAGCGCAGAGCTCTGTTTGAAACTAGGAAAGCTGAGGAGAATAAAGCAAAGAAAAACGCTGCATTCAAAGCACCTCTAGATTGGACGGTGGAAATGACTCAGCTATTAATAAAAGCTGTCAATTTATTCCCAGCAGGTACAAACCAACGGTGGGATGTAGTCGCTAACTTCTTAAATCAACATGGCACTTTTACGGACGATAGACGTTTCAATGCAAAAGAAGTTTTAAATAAAGCCAAAGACTTGCAAAGCTCAGATTTCTCTAAGAGCACTCTTAAAAAGGCAGCAAACGAGGAAGCGTTCGATCAATTTGAGAAGGACAAGAAGAAAGTTGTCAATGTGGTGGACGACAATAGTATATCAAAGAACGATGATACTCCCAAATTAGTTAATGGAACAGCACAGCCTAAAGTCAATGGAGATATCAAG GAATCAAAGGAAGACAGGGCGTGGACTAAAACCGAGCAGGAACTTCTGGAGCAAGCCATCAAGACATTCCCAGTGAGCACTCCGGAGAGGTGGGACAAGATCGCCGACTGCATACCCAACAGGACCAAGAAAGACTGCATGAAGAGGTACAAGGAACTGGTGGAACTCGTCAAAGCTAAGAAACAAGCTGCCAATATATCTAAATAG
- the LOC112044824 gene encoding 40S ribosomal protein S9: protein MVNNRVPSVFSKTYVTPRRPFEKARLDQELKIIGEYGLRNKREVWRVKYTLARIRKAARELLTLEEKDPKRLFEGNALLRRLVRIGVLDEKQMKLDYVLGLKIEDFLERRLQTQVFKAGLAKSIHHARILIRQRHIRVRKQVVNIPSFIVRLDSGKHIDFSLKSPFGGGRPGRVKRKNLRKGQGSGAANDEEED, encoded by the exons ATGGTGAACAACCGTGTACCCTCGGTCTTCTCAAAGACCTATGTCACCCCGCGTCGTCCCTTCGAGAAGGCGCGTCTTGACCAGGAGTTGAAGATCATTGGAGAGTATGGGCTGAGGAACAAGCGAGAGGTGTGGAGAGTTAAGTACACACTCGCTAGGATCCGTAAAGCTGCCCGAGAACTGCTTACTCTTGAAGAGAAGGACCCTAAGAGGTTGTTTGAAG GTAATGCACTTCTGCGTCGTCTGGTGAGGATTGGTGTCTTGGATGAGAAGCAGATGAAACTCGATTATGTCCTCGGTCTTAAGATTGAAGATTTCTTGGAGCGACGCCTGCAGACCCAAGTCTTCAAAGCTGGTCTCGCCAAGTCCATCCATCATGCCCGTATCTTGATCAGGCAGAGGCATATTCG TGTCCGCAAGCAAGTTGTGAACATCCCATCGTTCATCGTGCGCCTGGACTCTGGCAAACACATTGACTTCTCGCTCAAGTCGCCCTTCGGCGGCGGCCGGCCGGGCCGCGTCAAGAGGAAGAACCTCCGCAAGGGACAGGGCTCCGGAGCCGCCAACGATGAAGAGGAAGATTAG
- the LOC112044830 gene encoding pyroglutamyl-peptidase 1 gives MNDLDSLFKPIVLVTGFGPFLNHPVNASWEAVRSMNKEEIENKFNIELVLLEIPVTYENVDEFVPALWETHTPKLMIHVGVSSVANCITLETQAHRKGYQRLDYFDRCPANNVCPAEGAIRIHTKLDADRICKDFNSNPQLETKAITSRDAGRYLCEYIYYTSLSVDNTRTLFVHVPDMNVYSSNQTARALERILELCLEQIASMESTKEVTEKMQNKCTLE, from the exons ATGAATGACTTAGATTCTCTATTCAAGCCCATAGTTCTGGTGACTGGTTTTGGACCATTTCTGAATCATCCGGTGAACGCAAGCTGGGAAGCTGTGAGGTCGATGAATAAAGAGGAGATAGAAAATAAGTTTAACATCGAACTAGTGCTGCTAGAGATACCCGTCACGTATGAGAATGTAGACGAGTTTGTGCCAGCACTTTGGGAAACACATACACCTAAG CTAATGATCCATGTTGGTGTATCCAGTGTTGCCAATTGTATAACCCTAGAGACTCAGGCACACAGAAAAGGGTACCAGAGACTGGACTACTTCGACAGATGCCCCGCAAACAATGTGTGTCCCGCGGAGGGAGCTATTAGGATACACACAAAACTGGACGCGGACAGAATATGCAAGGACTTCAATAGTAACCCACAGCTGGAAACAAAAGCAATTACTTCAAGAGATGCTGGAag GTACCTCTGTGAGTACATATACTACACATCTCTCAGTGTAGACAACACCAGAACCCTGTTTGTTCATGTACCAGACATGAATGTTTATTCCTCCAACCAGACTGCTAGAGCCTTAGAGAGGATATTAGAGTTGTGTCTAGAACAGATAGCCTCTATGGAGTCTACCAAAGAAGTTACAGAAAAGATGCAAAACAAATGTACATTAGAATAA